From Marivirga harenae, one genomic window encodes:
- a CDS encoding AMP-binding protein — MKCDWFEKWSTYSPTKLAIKNIDTGSGYDYKSLNHAANAISKIFETDYNLTKGDRLLILADFDAEYVALLGVAQKMGVIFVPINYRLSASEISFLVQNSDPSLIIVADEYRSLLSEISALAHGNVIAFAEYKKWLITASKEQKAEYSSKPLEESHPAFILYTSGTTGQPKGAIYTHGMMLWNSINTAIRLKIHSDDIYLNVMPPFHTGGWNVLTAPILHFGGTLIMMPKFDSEKVLKSLEEEKISISMLVPTMVRMLSESDTFKKTDFRQLRYMIVGGEALPIPLIEQWNEQGVPIRQGYGLTECGPNITSLEAEDAIRKRGSIGFPNFYVDTKLMDENGVEAGPTEKGELWIKGPIVTPGYWKNQKETEKAIVDGWFKTGDILKKDEDGYLYVVDRIKNMYISGGENVYPAEVEKCMLKHPEIKEVCVIGIPHEKWGEVGKAFVVFKNGRKEVSDITAFCIKHLAKYKVPKHFEVMEELPKNDTGKINRKLLE, encoded by the coding sequence ATGAAATGTGATTGGTTTGAAAAATGGAGTACTTACAGCCCAACAAAATTAGCTATAAAAAATATTGACACAGGCTCAGGCTATGATTATAAATCTCTGAATCATGCAGCAAATGCAATTTCCAAAATATTTGAAACGGACTATAATTTGACCAAGGGCGACCGATTATTGATTCTAGCAGATTTTGATGCCGAATATGTTGCATTGTTAGGTGTAGCTCAAAAAATGGGTGTTATCTTTGTCCCTATCAACTACAGACTGAGTGCCAGCGAGATATCTTTTCTGGTGCAAAATTCAGACCCAAGCCTAATAATTGTTGCAGATGAATACAGAAGCTTATTAAGTGAAATCTCAGCATTAGCACATGGAAATGTTATAGCTTTTGCTGAATATAAAAAGTGGCTAATAACTGCATCAAAGGAGCAAAAAGCTGAGTATAGCTCAAAACCCCTAGAGGAATCTCATCCTGCCTTTATCCTTTACACTTCAGGAACAACCGGACAACCAAAAGGGGCAATTTATACACATGGAATGATGTTATGGAATAGCATTAATACTGCTATCAGACTAAAAATTCATTCAGATGATATCTACTTGAATGTAATGCCGCCCTTTCATACTGGAGGCTGGAATGTTTTAACTGCTCCAATTTTGCATTTTGGCGGCACTTTAATTATGATGCCAAAATTTGATTCAGAGAAAGTGTTAAAATCATTAGAGGAGGAGAAAATCAGCATCAGTATGTTGGTACCGACCATGGTTAGAATGCTTAGCGAGAGTGATACTTTCAAAAAGACTGATTTCAGGCAATTACGCTATATGATAGTTGGTGGCGAAGCACTACCAATCCCCTTAATTGAGCAATGGAATGAACAAGGGGTACCAATTCGACAAGGCTATGGCTTAACAGAATGTGGGCCGAATATTACTTCTTTAGAAGCGGAAGACGCTATTCGAAAAAGAGGATCTATTGGATTTCCAAATTTCTATGTAGACACTAAATTGATGGATGAAAATGGAGTAGAAGCAGGGCCAACTGAAAAAGGTGAGCTGTGGATTAAAGGCCCTATTGTAACACCAGGTTATTGGAAAAACCAAAAAGAAACCGAAAAAGCTATTGTCGATGGCTGGTTTAAAACAGGAGATATTCTAAAAAAAGATGAAGATGGCTATTTGTACGTAGTAGACAGAATCAAAAACATGTACATCTCTGGAGGTGAAAATGTATATCCTGCAGAGGTTGAAAAATGCATGTTAAAACATCCTGAAATTAAAGAAGTATGCGTCATTGGTATTCCGCATGAAAAATGGGGAGAAGTTGGGAAAGCCTTTGTCGTTTTCAAGAATGGGAGAAAGGAAGTTTCAGATATAACAGCTTTTTGCATTAAGCATTTAGCTAAATATAAAGTTCCCAAGCATTTTGAAGTAATGGAAGAATTGCCAAAAAATGATACAGGCAAGATTAATCGGAAATTGTTGGAGTAA